tcttcggataaaattgtaattttttacacataaggcacgagatcatcaaatGTGCATGTTTTCCTCCCTTGAGGATACACCATGTATTGTAATGCCTCTGCAACTTCACCCTGCATTTGTAACGGTAACAAAATTAATggccatcattaaataaaagttcaacttaaaatttgaaaaaaaagtaaaaaataccaatgtagccGTCTTTGCATTTTCTgggtcaacaaacatctttgtctttcgcctataccagaccatgtagtccgagttaaaactcaataggccTTCTTGTCGGGGATAAGCGTCGACCCTAAATGCATGGCGATTATTCCACTGCTGAATCATTGGGGCGAACAATTGCCCCCAATTTTCGTCATGTTTCCCCTTTAATGTTATGCCATGAATGTTTAGGGGTTGTGAAGGAGACTCTGGAACTGGTTGTTGCATCCCAAATTGTCTCAAGACTCTGtccggttggtgccactcaataacttggaaacaaattagtggcaccaccgcgTACCACGCGAGACTTCCGACTAAACAAACGGGAGGCAAGAATGACATAACGGTTGATGGGTAAGGCTCCcacacaaactgcatataacaacatagTTGTGAACATTGTAGTAAAATaagacatataattttttattttacaaatacaatAGCATGGTTCTTACCTCATGACGTTTCATAATATCGAACTTGCGACGAAAAACTTTCACATCATCATTGTCGATATGttggtttccacgtcgcagccacctacaaagaataaaatttaatataccctaaaaccatttattctattaaaatgaaagaCGCTGTTAAAAATGACTGACCTGTGCCCTAGTGGTGTATTTTCTATGTGGgaaggagtcctctttggagccaaggtgggacatcgttcccatgcccacaattgtagtaagatgcacatacctccgattgatttagttttataatcggtggcactgcacatctctctgtatAGAAAACTAAGTACGGCAGCTCCCTATGCATATCTGCCACATTcttcaaagtcacgtaaaaattgaaggtacctTACCGAAACTCTGTTACTGGTTTTGTCAACGAACAAGACACCTCCAATAAATCTCAGTATCCATGCACGGGCAAACCTTCGTACTTGTTCTTCGTCGTCGTcattattaatttgatcaaaatggtgagccagccaacttaatttaactacactacctttaatttcaccttcttgtggtctgactcccaataattcctcacataaatcagcccaatcaagatttgttggaccGATTAATGGTAAACCATCCACACTTATACCTAACAACACAGAGACGTCTTGTAGAGTGATAGTacactctccgcatctcatgtgaaacgtatgtgtttccggcctccatctttctatcAGAGCACTAATTAGTgaggcatttatttttaagaaacccATCTTGATAATCCACCCGAAACCAGATtgttgaagaaaaggaaaaatttgttctGGAATTTGTTCTTCCCCTTGATACGTGGGGACAGTTCGTCTGATATGcaatttcctttcttcttctccattccaaacatgttctgaaacatgcttaggTTGCATCCATAATACATCAGTATCGATGGGGCCAGATTTAATGTTAATgtgtgatgaagatgatgatgaagatgtcaTTGCtgctgcaaaataaaatataatacatgtgaagaaaactttaatttattagtaaactttaaatatataacaataaatttgtaaaaaatcaaactcggcaatttttaatatattctatacataaattaaaatatatgtgaagaaaactttaatttattagtaattttttttctacaattaacaaataaataattgaataaaatatagactaacaaattatttataatacaaacaaatattgaaatgcaaaaaatcttttcaataatatatatacaaaaataataataataatgtacaatgtatcatatatttaatcacttaaattttctaaaacaaataataataacgtacaaattaaaactaacaaataatatatatatcattctAACTAAACAATAAttaactcaaataatattaaattatgatctcatttatttaaaatacaaaattataatactaaaaagATAGATTTACGTGTGTCAAGTGTctaatattacaattatttatttaagtgtcaaatatttaatattacaaaaactaaaaatttaggtgtgtctaaaatttataaatatatacctaaagataatattaacttgtgcctaatactaaaaaatctaatattactTATTTGATCCTAAAGTATCAtccatgtatatatatttattagactAAACTATCATCCGTCTAAATATATACCTAATACTATAAAGCTAATATCacatgtataaaatttaagagtatacacaacaactaaatatatatacacgtaatatttttatactaactaaacaaatatataatattattttcaattatacttactcatacaattttttttactagagattaagttataaaataatttcttatttaaaactCATAAGAATAATTAGTTTGTCAACCCCTgcatcatatattttaattctacgaataattaagaatacaattaattatatatgtagtacacaaataaaataaatttacaaaaataattgaaacaagttgataagaaagaataattattttagaaaattttatatttcttgagttagaatatattttattttacagataTTTCTagaattcataataaaattctcattctttgataaaaaaaattaataataatattctatgCTATGCTGTAATTACTACtaataatactaaaatattatatacaataatcaaataacatctaacaatatatacaataacaataactaaataaaattttaattctaactAACCAAATAACAATTACTActaatactaaaatattatacataataaccaaataacatctaacaatatatacaataagaatagctaaataaaattttaattctaactaaccaaataatattttcatactaactaacctaatattggaatatttattaataagtaaaaaataataacacaataGCTACTCATACAAACTAATTTAAACTTAGAACTTTTGTTAATAATAACTAACCTACTATTTACATACTAACTAACTTATAATACTAACTAACttaaacttataatatatattagcaTATTTACTTTGAAAATACATACCAGGAATTTAAGGGCACTTGAAGCACACTTGAAAGATGAATGCACAGAAGAACACAAACACAATAATCTCTCAAACtccagaagaagaaagaaagagaaagcaaaCTAAGGAAGCTGTGTAAACGTAAACGTAAAGAATAATgacttcaacatttttttatagccCAAAACTTAAACCCCACCCCCAacgttcaaattttttttaacgttAAGATGCTATATATGCAGCCTTTTCAGAACCTGAAACCTATTGCTTGCAAGGTGCAGACCAAGCCTTCATTCACGTGAACATAGGTGTGCAGGCTTTTCAGAAAAAGGTGCAGACCAAGCCTTCATTCATTCACGTAACCCACAAGCCTCTCTCTCCCCCTGTCCCGCAACCAACAGTGGCGGTACCGCCTGCTTCTCTCACCTGTCCCGCCAGCTCCAAGGGAGGGACCTCTCTCTCTCCCATCCCGCCATTGCTGCTGGCGGCACCCCTCCCCCTCTCTCCTAGTCAGCCCCTATCCCGCCATTGCCACTGGCGGTTCAAGCTTCCCGCCAGTGTCAATGGCGGCACCCACGTAGAAAACAAACCCCCCCCGTAATTTCTTATAAATCAGACCCTATTGAGTAAATAGTTTCTAAAACCATCCCTCCTCCGTAAATTTGCCGAAAtttcaaaatctaaaaaaaagttCCAATAAATGCAGAAGAAAAATAcagaaaatgtattttaagtCAAACATACTTTCTAATAAACCTACAAGATTAACTTCGATACATGAAACCTACTAGGATTAAGTTAGTGACGAGGGATTAGATAGATGTAGGAGGATTTAGATTTAATCCTTATTGTCATCATTGTATACAAAAAACTTGGATACATGGGATTTTAAACAATAGCAACTCAAGATATAAAATGGGTTTCAAGATTACAAGCTCATTCTGAGAAACAAAATGACCTGCTTATGATGGCCTTTAACTTGGCATTCTTTACCAATAAGAAGTACCTTCAATTATATCCAACTCTAAGTCACTACAAGTTGGCGTTAACCATGTTGAAATCCTCTTtgcctttctcttttgtttctgGTTAGTTCATCTTTGTAAATTGTAGTGCATCCATCCATGTAATGAAAGGTGAAGAAATTCATTGGGTTAAATATTTTCTCCTACACCGGACATGCCATGAAGATATATGCGTCGTATATTATCAcaattcaatttattatatatatatatatatatatatatatataaggctCAATTAGAATCAGCTAGCATTTTTTCAATAGATGGCATGCTCTATGCAAGCAAGCACAATTTATTGCTAATCTATGGGGCTCAATATCTAGCTTACCTTGTGCTAACGAAACTGATCCATTataccacttttttttttgttccatcTTCTACTATTCTGATCCATGGCACTATACTTTCCTACCTTTTTTCTGCActtcccaattttttttaatattcctaAAGTACCATTTTCATATTATAACTTTCCTCTTCTCCCTATCTCTCCTAAAGGACCTTCACACACCTCCTTTCCTATTCTGCAACTTATGCTCATCTCCACAACTAGCATCGTCCTCTGTTTATCCTCTCCGCGCAGAAGAATTTGTTGAAGAAGAAGTCATCTCCACAAACACTGGGGTTTCCGTTAATCTCTGCTCAGTTCCGGTGAAGGTGGGTGGCGTTGGGTTGAGGTAGACGCTGAAGTTTGTACCTTTCTATTTTCTGCAAAGTTTTAtgttagaaaaataaagtaaaaaatgaaagaaataaataagaagaaaaatgcaaagcctttaattaaataacaaaataatagtagtaaaataaatttaattgacagtacatgaataatgcattgtaacatacaataagcacaaggaaaaattaaattaagggaAAGAATTAAATAGTTTGGGTTAAAGCGCGTAAACGTTATCCTTAAAGAGAAAACGCGTCTCCTATGCACGGGTAAGAGATTTTGATTGCGCTCCTCTCTCAAAATACGACAACCGGTTGGTGATCCTCCCAATTCCCTTGCtctcaaaaataagttttttatgggaaaagaaagagaagatttattggaaatatgaccgttggaaacTAACTTACCGTTGTCACAACAAACGTAAACAAACTTGTTGacttattaaaacaaaatcgtaagaaaatttaaaataaatattttattttataaaatagaattaatataattaatatatatttataaattttaaattaaaacacaaatatttaccaacattcccccacataatttaaaattttaaaatatattttctaaaagataatttgtatagaaacataagagaaagaacacgtgatattgtatttcggtataaggaaccttcggggtttgagccttatacctagtgtttatgaacttccacccaagaaaaatgtagtgatttaattgtcttgaactacataTTCTTTAGCTGTATTTTAGTACACAATCCCTACAATATTGACGTTCAATTAGGTTCTAATCAGTGGTAGCGTGTTACACGACATTGTGCTTGTATCTTGTCTCGTGAGTGTCACTTAGAGATTAGCTCATATCTCATAATGGCGGCCCCACCATcacactcactaggtgaatcctcaaagagtggGTTGTGACTccacccctacaataattgtcatcggattcattaagagacattttttataccaaaaatacacatatataaatacctcaaccttaatattgccacaatttataatacacaTCATCATAGGAATTAGAAACAAAATAGCTCTgccaaatttcattttggtgtactttagtcaacaaacaatttcgttgttattcgttgaactccattcatgggatcaccaatcacacggagacgagtgtccattgttgtaactaaataatgggcTTTAGTCTCATTCCTCTCGACGACTCAAGTACTTGTTGACGCGTCAATCCTTTTGTAAGCGGATCCACAATATTACTTTctgacctgacaaagtcaagagaaatgacactatgaa
This genomic interval from Glycine max cultivar Williams 82 chromosome 5, Glycine_max_v4.0, whole genome shotgun sequence contains the following:
- the LOC102664691 gene encoding serine/threonine-protein phosphatase 7 long form homolog — encoded protein: MCSATDYKTKSIGGMCILLQLWAWERCPTLAPKRTPSHIENTPLGHRWLRRGNQHIDNDDVKVFRRKFDIMKRHEFVWEPYPSTVMSFLPPVCLVGSLAWYAVVPLICFQVIEWHQPDRVLRQFGMQQPVPESPSQPLNIHGITLKGKHDENWGQLFAPMIQQWNNRHAFRVDAYPRQEGLLSFNSDYMVWYRRKTKMFVDPENAKTATLVFFTFFSNFKLNFYLMMAINFVTVTNAG